ACTGACCGGGAGCGATATGACCTGgccagaaggccaaggcaggctctCGGACACCGCCCTCGTAGGTCGTTCCCTTTCCACACCGCAAGAGACCAGAGCAGCCGCCTCGGGACATACGCATGGTCTCAGGTCTGGGACACAGGAGGAGCTCATGAGCCATGGAGCCACAGCCTCTGAGCCACCGAGGGTGACCAGTGGCCCCACACCTCTAAGTCACAAAGCTTGCCCGGAGGTGCCCAGCATGAGCCCGGCACCTCCCAGGCCTACCAAGACCAGCTCTCTGTGCACCTGTGTCTCCTGACTACACCTTGGGCCCCTGCAACGTGGCCAGCATCTCCTGATACCCCCTCACCCACTATGTTCTTGGCAAGCAGCTGAACTGCAAGGCCCCCAGGGCCCTGGCCTATGACAGGGCCAGAGCACCCTGCTGCCCTGCTGGCATACCCATTGTCTGCAGTGAAGATGACCAGCGTCTCTTCAAGCAGCCCCAGGTCCCCTATGGCTGTCATCAGGGTCCCCACAGCTGCATCCAGCTCCATCAGGGAGTCCCCAAATGGCCCGCGGCCTGAACGCTCTGCAAAGCTCTGCCCACTGAACTGAGGGTAGTGGGTGTGCTGggggcagagactggagttaGCACTGGGTAGGGGTCATGGGCAGCCAGGGGGTTGGGCCAAGATCACTTACGTGAGAGGCATAGTACAGGAAGAAGGGGCGATCCTGGCGCTGGGCGTCGGCCATGAGGTCATGGGCAAAAGCCATGTAGCGGGCCTCTAGTCCGGGCAGCCAGGGGGGCTGCGCCTCCACGGACAGGTTGGCCAACAGTGGGATGGGGACCAGGCCCTGGTCACAGCCACCGTCGCAGGGAGTGGCCGGCGGGAAGCAGGTCAGGTTCTGGCAGGGGCCCTGAGGCGGGCAGCTGCCGTGAGGGCTGGGCTGGCAGGTGGGGCTGCGGGAGCATCAAGGGCTGggggactttgggaggtgggagggtggctgaGGGCCCGGGTGGTTCCTACCTGGTCGTGGGAGTATGGGATGCCTAGAAATCGATGGAAGCCCTGATGGGGGGGCAGGAAGGCcccctcaggccccaccccaaggTGCCACTTGCCGGCCATTCCTGTGAGGTAGCCTCGGGCAGCCAGGACTTCGGCCACGGTCACCTCCTCCAGGGGCAGGCCCCCCCGGGAGCTGGGCACCAGGACGCCAGGGTACATGCCCATCCGAACCGGGAGCCGGCCGGTCAGGAGGGCGGCCCTGCGGGACAAGTCACAGAGTCCCTGAGACAGACAGAAATGTGGCCTTCcctagagagagagacagacgttTTTCCCGCCCTCCTGCAATCCACTGGGAGGAAAGGGATGGAGGGTCGGGGCGGGGAAGAGGCGCGGCCCCCTCTTTACCTAGAGGGTGTGCACAGAGACACAGGCACGTAGAAGTCTGTGAACCGCAGCCCTCCTGCCGCCAGCTGGTCCAGGTTGGGAGTGGTAGAGCTGGGGTGCCCATAGCAGCCCAGGTCCCCATAGCCGAGGTCGTCAGCAAAGATCAGCACGATGTTGGGCGGACGGGCAACGGCCAGGCCAGCAGCCAGGGCCAGGAGGAGGGACCGCGGTGCCCCCATGGACATGGGACCGAGGGGTCTGTCCCAAGAGAGGGAGGGCTACTTGGCTCCAGCAGGCTCCTTCCGATACCACAGACCCAGGCGCCGCCCTTCCCTGAGACCCCAGACCCAAATACTCCCCGACCCTGACGGCCGCCTCCTGAAGCTCCAGAGGACCGGGGCCCGACAGTACCGGGAGACCGTGGGCTGGGACGGAACTCCTCCAGGACCAGGGCACCTTCAGATTCTCGAGCGGAGATCTGATCCTCCTCGCCTAGCGGTCCGGGCTCAGGGTCGGGGGCGTAAGTCACTTGGCGCTGACCAGCGGAGTCGGGCCGGGGGGAAGGCGCTAGAGGGAGCCCAGGAGGAGCCGGTAGCGGGCTGCGGACGCTTCCGCCTCGGCCCCGCCCCGTGACCTGTGACCCTTGCGGGGCGGGGCCAGGGGCGGGCCGGGGCGAGGGGCGTTGCTGCGCGTGCTCGCTCCGAGGCCGCTGTGTGCGCCTGAGGCTGTTGGCTGCGGTCCTGAAACGGACTCTGGGAGCTTCCTCTGCGCGGTCGGCCCCGGCTGAGGCGTCCCGGGCTGCGCGCGGGGCTCGGCGCTGCGCAGTGTCCGGTGTCCTCTCGGTCCGGAGCTTCTCCAGAGGAGGAGCGGCTCGTGCGCCCCCAGACCTCCGGTACTGGGAGACTCGGGCCCTCCTGTAAGAGACCTGAGCACGGAGCGTTATGGGCACCCGGTGAATGAGCAAATCGCAGGGAAAACCGTGCAGCCCCATGGACTGCGGGCTTTTCCTTCACGACTAGCAAAAGCTTTGACACCCTTTCTCCTGCGtacgtgtgtctgtgtgcgtgtaaGCTGTGGCTGGGTGCGGGCGGCTGTGtacgtgtctgtgtgtggtgtgtgtggagtgttTGAGGCAGGTGTGTGGTGTTtcaggtgtgtgtgcatgtgtgtgtggttgaggtggtgtgtgtgtttttttgtagtgtttgagggatatgtgtgtgtggtgtttgaggggtgtgtgtgtggtgtttgaggggtgtgtgtgtggtgtttgaggggtgtgtgtgggtggttgAGGGGTGTGTTTGGtgtttgaggtgtgtgtgtggttgaggtgtgtgtgtggcgtTCGAGTTGTGCGTGTGTTTgaggggtgtgtggggtgtgtgtgtggtgtttgaggggtgtgtgtgaggggtgtGGGGGATGTGTGTGGTCTTTGAGGTCTGTATGTGTGGTGTTtcacgtgtgtgtgtggttgAGGTGTGTGCAGTGTTTgagaggttgtgtgtgtgtgtgtgtggtgtttaaggtgtgtgtgtttgaggtTTATGTGTGGTGTTTGagggatgtgtgtgcatgtggttgAGGTGTGTGTGATGTTTGAAgtttgtgtgtggtgtttgaggtgtgtgtgtggttgaagggtgtgtgtggtgtttgagGGGTGTGTGTGGTTGAGGGCTGTGTGTGGTGTttgaggggtgtgtgtggtgtttgagGGGTGTGTGGTGTTTGAGGCACGTATGTGTGgtgttgggtgtgtgtggtgtttgaggtgtgtgtgtggtgcttGAGGGGTGTGTGGTGTTTGAGGCACGTATGTGTGTGgtgttgggtgtgtgtggtgtttgaggtgtgtgtgtggtgcttGAGGGGTGTGTGGTGTTTGAGGCACGTATGTGTGTGGtgttggggggtgtgtgtggtgttagAGGTGTCGCGTATGTGTGTTTGCGGTggttgaggtgtgtgtgtgtgtctggtgtttAGGGTGTGTCTGTTGTGTGCGTGTGGTGGTGGAGGCGTGGTGTGGTGTGGAATGTGTGTCTGGGGTCCAGTCTGGCCTGTTGCAGGGTTACGCTGCTGGGGAAAAACTCATCTGAGGACAACGTGATTGGGTTGTCGCTCCCTCGTTGGGCAGCCTTGGACTTAACCTTTTTGATcttgaaggaaaacaaaatatgtcacctccaaatatatttccttgacACGGTTCAAGACAGTTACTCAGAAGGACTGGAAATAGAAGAATAGCtgaaaagctgtcttttgtgggggagatttgcatctgtGGAGAGAATCTACACTGATGCGGCCAGGCCTCCTCTGAGGCCCTCCCTTGCCTGATCTGGGAAGAGTAACAGTCTGACGCCTTTAAAGGCCTGAAGGGAACATTCACCATCTGTTCTCTCTCAGGGCTGCTACCTGTGAGGTTTCATCTGTAGAACAAGGCCACCTTTGCTAGCCAGGCCTCCTCTGCTCTCCCTCCCGTAACCGGTCTTGCCACTGTCACCTGATTTTCCACCATAAACTGTGGCCATACTTTGAGCCCAtgttctttctgtaacctcaagatggtatatAAGCTTCCGAACCCCATTGGGAGGCTGGGGTCATCACTCTggttctccctgtgtgcatgaATAAATCTCTATGCCTTTTTTCTTACTAACCTggcttttgtcagttgattttctgTGAACTCAGAGTGCAGAAAAGTTTTTCTCTAGGCTCCTACAGTTTTGGTGCAGTCGGTAGGATAACTAAAGTCATTCTCCTGGGAGCCTCCGTCAGGGGAACCCAGGAGCCGACAAGCTGGCAGAAAGAAGGGTGAGAAGGTCTTAGCAGCCAGGCTCCCGGCCTCTCTGGAATCTTGTCAAGCCAAcggtaaaaatcactgtttacCTTGTTTTCCTCTTCAAAGTTTTAATGAGAGAAATGTATTTATGTGATTAGTTTTGTATTCATATTGTttgattgcttttttttccccagagataGTCATCTTTCAttcttgtctttctgtgtttttctgtcatAAAGAGGGGTATCATGGGGTAGAACACAGGCCTAAAACCCCTGTAAGCCCCGTGTTGGGGCCGTCCTGCAGGCTAGTCAGTTTTGCAGCTCTGATCGGATGCATCTAGTTAGACAAACTTTGCTGTGGGTCTGTGAAATGGAAACTGGATGAGATTCTCCTTTCTTTTGATGTCCTTGAAAGCTTGAGTTGTGAGCGAGTGGGAATGATGCAGGCCAGGCAGACCCCAAAGTGGAGCTTAGCCAGTGAGGGTTTTGGCTTtttccaggaaagaattcaaagacaagccagaggtagaagaaaacagctttattgaacaGGTGGCGTTAGAGCTctgtgactgctcctgcagagcagggccaCCCCGTAGGCtgagagtagcagctcagggcagttttgcagtcaCATTTATACGCACTTTTGATTGCATGCAGATTAAAGGATGGTTTATGCAGAAGTTTCTAGGGAAGGAGTAGTCATcattgggtcattgccatggaaaggggtggcaactcctgggtgttgccatggcaatggtaaactgacatggcacagtGGCGGGCATATCTGACTGAAAGCTGCTATTGCCCCAACCCTGTTTTAGCCAATCCCCAACCGGGTCAACtaagtcccacctcctacctcaggAGCACTCTCTTGGCCTCTGCCAATCCGAGGTAGTGACTCGCAGGTCACATTTTGTGGTCAGTCTGAAAATGGTTGGGAACCCaagacatttaatattttaagcagCACCGTTTTTGTTCTGAATGTGTCAAGCTTTCAGTTTGTCTTAAGAAGTCCCTGCCAGGCGAGCTGTCAGAGCCCCGGCACTGGGAGTGGTGGTCAACTTGCGGGTTGGTAAAAAGAGTTTACCCACAATAGgtttgaaaaaggaaagtttggccgggcatagtggctcatgcttgtactctcagcactttggaagtccaaggtgggtggatcacctgaggtcaggagtttgagaccagcctggccaacatggagaaaccctgtctctactgaaagtataaaacttagccaggtgtggtggtgcgtggctgtaatcccagctacttggaaggctgaggcaggagaattgcttgaacctgggaggcggaggttgcagtgagctgagacagagcaagactctgtctcaaaaaaaaaaagaaaaaagaaagtttgccgggcgcagtggctcacgcctgtaatcccagcactttgggatgctgaggcaggtggatcacctgagggcaggagttcaagaccagcctggccaacatgacgaaaccccatctctactaaaaatacaaaaaattagccggccatggtgtcgggagcctgtattcccagctacttgggaggctgaggcaggagaatcgcttgaacctgggagacggaggttgtggtgagctgagatcataccactgcactccagcctgggcaacaagagtgaaactccatctcaaaaaaaaaaaaaaaaaaaagaaaagaaaggaagtttaTTAGAATGCTGCGGAAGAGGGCAATGAGGTGCCTCAGCAAGAGGAGTGAGTACGCCGGGTGGATTTCTCCTTAAGGGCATTTATAGGCCTTAAAGTGGGGGCTTAACAGTAATTTGGACCATATTAGCCATGTAGGTCATGataaatgattacatttatagTAATTTTGGTGCCTTAATGTCAGCAAGGGTTGTACAGTGCGTTTCGGCATGGTATTCTGGAGACACATAGAAATTCTAGTTACTTACACATTTTTTGGGGGAAGAAATCTGGAACCAGATGCCTGCTTTAGATAATAGGGAAGTTTAGTTCTAATTTTCCCCAGATAAGGAGTTTTGCCTCGGAGGGCCTGTTTGATGTTTGATGGTCGCCAGGTGGTCTTTGCTCCCTTCTAAATTCCTCAGATAAGGAGCTTTTGTCTCTGGGGCCTGTTCAGTGGTCACCAGGTGGTTTTTGCTCTCCTCAGGCCCATCCATAAGGGGCTTTTGTCATCCCAATGCTTGCTGCCTGGTCAGTCCTCAGAAAGCCCAGTCCCAACACAGGCCTACCCTGTGTTACAGGTTAATGGGTCTGTGACTGGCAGCCCCTGACAGATTTGTGTGTTACTGGAGGCACTGTATGTACAAACACCTTCCTTAACTGTCTCTGGGAACAAGAGTCTTTTGCTGTCTTTGCCTATTCCTGGAAGTGAATTTTGGGGGCATCGTTGGAACCTCCTCTTCTATGCCCTCTCTAAACCTGGAAAATAATCTTTTGGGCTTTCCATGAAGGGGCTTATTGGATTGAGTTGCTATTGGAATAAATACATCATTGGAAATTCTGATTGtcaatagccaaaagatgaatCCTTTACATTAGAAAGAtccctaaattaaaaaaaaaaaaaaagattttagaggTCTCTCATTCTAAACAATTGCCTTATTTGTATTTGTGGGGAGATTAAAGGAAAGACACATAATAATGTTGTGGCTAGCCTTAGAAATCCTCTTCACAAAATTAAAGAGCAAAAATCTGACCTGTAACAAGTTAAAATCCTTTTTGCGCGCAAACCATTGCTTTGGATCCCTGCAGGATTCACAATGAAGACTGCTGCATCTTGGAAACTACTTAAAATTCTGTACTTTCACTGCCATGGCCTGGGTTCAATTCCCAATAGAGGAACCAGTCCCTTTTGGTTTGATATTTGTGTGacttttgaattctttcttttgttttttttttggagacggagtcttgctctgtcgcccaggctggagtgcagtggcatgatcttggctcactgcaccctctgcctcctgggtttaagcaattctcctgcctcagcctctggagtagctgggattacaggtgtgagccaccatgcctggctgattttcttttttttcttttctttttgtatttttagtagagatggaggtttcaccatgttggccaggctggtctcgaactcctgaccttgtgatccggctgcctcggcctcccaaagtgctgggattaccggcgtgagccatgcacccagccaacttttgACTTTGTGCGGAACTCATTTGTTGTTGACCCTTTCCCCCTCCACAGGCAgcttttgatttcctttctttgagctCTTTGGGGTGGCTCTGGATGTCGTCAGGACTGCTTTGCGCCTCTTTGGAGATGGCTTGTGTGTCCTTGGTTAAGTCCGTAGCTTTGGTTAAGGCTTATTGGTTTTGGT
Above is a genomic segment from Pan troglodytes isolate AG18354 chromosome 23, NHGRI_mPanTro3-v2.0_pri, whole genome shotgun sequence containing:
- the ARSA gene encoding arylsulfatase A isoform X2, yielding MGMYPGVLVPSSRGGLPLEEVTVAEVLAARGYLTGMAGKWHLGVGPEGAFLPPHQGFHRFLGIPYSHDQGPCQNLTCFPPATPCDGGCDQGLVPIPLLANLSVEAQPPWLPGLEARYMAFAHDLMADAQRQDRPFFLYYASHHTHYPQFSGQSFAERSGRGPFGDSLMELDAAVGTLMTAIGDLGLLEETLVIFTADNGPETMRMSRGGCSGLLRCGKGTTYEGGVREPALAFWPGHIAPGVTHELASSLDLLPTLAALAGAPLPNVTLDGFDLSPLLLGTGKSPRRSLFFYPSYPDEVRGVFAVRSGKYKAHFFTQGSAHSDTTADPACHASSSLTAHEPPLLYDLSKDPGENYNLLGGVAGATPEVLQALKQLQLLKAQLDAAVTFGPSQVARGEDPALQICCHPGCTPRPACCHCPDPHA
- the ARSA gene encoding arylsulfatase A isoform X1, with product MSMGAPRSLLLALAAGLAVARPPNIVLIFADDLGYGDLGCYGHPSSTTPNLDQLAAGGLRFTDFYVPVSLCTPSRAALLTGRLPVRMGMYPGVLVPSSRGGLPLEEVTVAEVLAARGYLTGMAGKWHLGVGPEGAFLPPHQGFHRFLGIPYSHDQGPCQNLTCFPPATPCDGGCDQGLVPIPLLANLSVEAQPPWLPGLEARYMAFAHDLMADAQRQDRPFFLYYASHHTHYPQFSGQSFAERSGRGPFGDSLMELDAAVGTLMTAIGDLGLLEETLVIFTADNGPETMRMSRGGCSGLLRCGKGTTYEGGVREPALAFWPGHIAPGVTHELASSLDLLPTLAALAGAPLPNVTLDGFDLSPLLLGTGKSPRRSLFFYPSYPDEVRGVFAVRSGKYKAHFFTQGSAHSDTTADPACHASSSLTAHEPPLLYDLSKDPGENYNLLGGVAGATPEVLQALKQLQLLKAQLDAAVTFGPSQVARGEDPALQICCHPGCTPRPACCHCPDPHA
- the ARSA gene encoding arylsulfatase A precursor, giving the protein MGAPRSLLLALAAGLAVARPPNIVLIFADDLGYGDLGCYGHPSSTTPNLDQLAAGGLRFTDFYVPVSLCTPSRAALLTGRLPVRMGMYPGVLVPSSRGGLPLEEVTVAEVLAARGYLTGMAGKWHLGVGPEGAFLPPHQGFHRFLGIPYSHDQGPCQNLTCFPPATPCDGGCDQGLVPIPLLANLSVEAQPPWLPGLEARYMAFAHDLMADAQRQDRPFFLYYASHHTHYPQFSGQSFAERSGRGPFGDSLMELDAAVGTLMTAIGDLGLLEETLVIFTADNGPETMRMSRGGCSGLLRCGKGTTYEGGVREPALAFWPGHIAPGVTHELASSLDLLPTLAALAGAPLPNVTLDGFDLSPLLLGTGKSPRRSLFFYPSYPDEVRGVFAVRSGKYKAHFFTQGSAHSDTTADPACHASSSLTAHEPPLLYDLSKDPGENYNLLGGVAGATPEVLQALKQLQLLKAQLDAAVTFGPSQVARGEDPALQICCHPGCTPRPACCHCPDPHA